Proteins encoded within one genomic window of Nitrospina gracilis 3/211:
- the acpP gene encoding acyl carrier protein, with amino-acid sequence MSVEQKVKEIIVEQLNVDENQVNGSASFIDDLGADSLDTVELVMAFEEAFDIEIPDEEAEKIATVQNAIDYINNHTN; translated from the coding sequence ATGTCAGTAGAACAAAAGGTAAAGGAAATTATCGTAGAACAGCTGAATGTGGATGAAAATCAGGTGAATGGCTCCGCATCATTTATCGATGACCTCGGTGCGGACTCACTGGATACGGTGGAACTGGTCATGGCGTTCGAGGAAGCGTTCGACATTGAAATCCCGGATGAGGAAGCCGAGAAAATCGCCACGGTACAAAACGCCATCGATTATATCAACAACCACACCAACTAA
- the rpmF gene encoding 50S ribosomal protein L32: MPVPKKRTSKSRKGMRRSHDSLTVTGFGECPQCHEFKRPHHVCPHCGYYKDKEVIEVEAL, translated from the coding sequence ATGCCCGTACCCAAGAAACGAACATCCAAATCCCGCAAAGGCATGCGCCGGTCGCACGATTCCCTGACGGTTACAGGGTTCGGAGAATGCCCGCAATGTCACGAGTTCAAGCGTCCCCACCACGTGTGTCCTCACTGCGGTTACTACAAAGATAAAGAAGTGATCGAAGTCGAAGCCCTTTAA
- a CDS encoding beta-ketoacyl-ACP synthase III — translation MYVPDNVVTNFDLEKNLDTSDEWIRTRTGIVERRIARKDESASTMGIAASMMALKNAGMEAGELDMIIVCTSTPDVIYPATACFVQKELGAKKAAAYDIAAVCSGFVFGLSIAEQYIKSGRYENILVIGTEVNSRVMDWTDRTTCVLFGDGAGAAILRRTEKPEPCGILSSHIYSDGTQSDLLIVPGGIGKTSFTYQGIDDKLYCLKMSGQSTFKVAVRRMSEVSREALAHNGLSNEDVALVVPHQANQRIIEAVADKLEAPLEKVFVNIHKYGNTGSASIPIALHEAREAGFTPAGSVTLLTVLGAGLTWGSVVIKW, via the coding sequence ATGTACGTTCCGGACAATGTCGTCACCAACTTTGATCTCGAAAAGAATTTAGATACATCAGACGAATGGATTCGAACCCGCACCGGCATCGTGGAGAGGCGGATCGCCAGGAAGGACGAATCCGCCTCGACCATGGGTATCGCTGCCTCAATGATGGCACTGAAGAACGCCGGAATGGAGGCGGGCGAACTCGACATGATCATCGTCTGCACCTCGACGCCGGATGTCATTTACCCCGCCACTGCCTGCTTCGTGCAGAAAGAACTCGGCGCGAAAAAAGCCGCAGCCTACGATATTGCCGCAGTCTGCTCCGGTTTTGTTTTCGGGCTTTCCATTGCGGAGCAGTACATCAAAAGCGGCCGCTATGAAAATATCCTCGTCATTGGAACAGAAGTCAATTCGCGGGTCATGGACTGGACCGACCGAACCACCTGCGTGTTGTTCGGTGACGGCGCAGGAGCCGCCATTCTCCGCCGAACTGAAAAGCCGGAACCCTGCGGTATCCTGTCCTCTCATATTTATTCCGACGGCACGCAGTCGGACTTGTTGATCGTTCCTGGTGGCATTGGTAAAACCTCGTTTACCTATCAGGGTATCGACGACAAGCTTTATTGCCTGAAAATGTCCGGCCAGTCTACTTTCAAGGTTGCGGTCAGGCGAATGAGTGAAGTTTCGCGGGAGGCCCTTGCGCATAACGGCCTGTCCAACGAAGACGTTGCTCTAGTCGTTCCACACCAGGCCAACCAGCGGATCATAGAAGCTGTGGCGGACAAGCTTGAAGCGCCTTTGGAAAAAGTCTTCGTAAACATTCACAAATACGGCAACACGGGCTCCGCTTCCATTCCCATCGCCCTGCATGAGGCGCGGGAAGCCGGATTCACACCTGCGGGCAGTGTCACTCTGCTCACGGTTCTGGGGGCCGGGTTGACGTGGGGATCGGTGGTGATCAAATGGTAA
- the fabG gene encoding 3-oxoacyl-[acyl-carrier-protein] reductase: MELKDKVALITGGARGIGQVVGEMLAKMGAHVVLADVNKDGAEQAAEAICKNGGSASAAGLNVASAEEVQKVFDSISKEFKLLDILVNNAGITRDGLLMRMKEEDWDLVLSINLKGSFLCTQQAVKQMIKQKDGAIVNVASIVGVMGNLGQANYSASKAGLIGLTKTTAREVASRGIRVNAIAPGFIDTDMTRQLKDDVREQLIGQIPMARLGQPQDIADSVAFLVSDRARYITGQVINVNGGMLM, from the coding sequence ATGGAACTCAAAGACAAGGTAGCGCTGATAACCGGCGGCGCGCGCGGAATCGGCCAGGTGGTCGGCGAGATGCTTGCCAAAATGGGGGCCCATGTGGTGCTGGCGGATGTCAACAAGGACGGCGCCGAGCAAGCAGCCGAAGCCATCTGTAAAAACGGTGGATCGGCTTCCGCCGCAGGGCTCAATGTGGCTTCCGCAGAAGAGGTTCAAAAAGTTTTTGACTCTATCTCCAAAGAATTTAAACTGTTGGATATTTTGGTCAACAACGCCGGGATCACCCGTGATGGGTTGTTGATGCGCATGAAAGAGGAGGACTGGGATCTGGTTCTTTCCATCAACCTCAAGGGCTCTTTCCTCTGCACTCAGCAGGCGGTCAAACAAATGATCAAACAAAAGGACGGGGCGATTGTCAATGTCGCGTCCATCGTCGGGGTGATGGGTAATCTGGGACAGGCTAACTATTCTGCATCCAAAGCCGGCCTGATTGGATTGACCAAAACCACTGCCCGCGAAGTGGCGAGCCGGGGTATCCGCGTCAACGCCATTGCGCCGGGTTTCATCGATACCGATATGACACGCCAGTTGAAGGATGATGTGCGCGAGCAGTTGATCGGGCAGATCCCCATGGCGCGTCTCGGCCAGCCGCAGGATATTGCGGACAGTGTTGCGTTCCTTGTATCCGATCGGGCTCGTTATATCACCGGTCAGGTCATCAATGTTAATGGTGGGATGTTAATGTAA
- the fabD gene encoding ACP S-malonyltransferase: MVKTAFLFPGQGSQFVGMGKNFYDSDPECRRMFEEADEILGDSISEVCFQGPEEKLKLTENTQPALLIHSIIALKRLRDHGINSVLAAGHSLGEFSALVCAGTLRFGDAVHLVRQRGRFMQEAVPVGVGAMAAIIGLSAEQVQQLCLSASSEDAIVQPANLNSPEQIVIAGHKEPVEAVSEKAREQGAKKVVALPVSAPFHCKLMEPAAMRLKAEMEKVEFKDASIPVITNVEAAPNNSGDKARELLFKQVCSPVRWTETMQCVIDQGVEAVVELGSGKVLSGLMKRFSKDIRCYQVGDEESLAKTVAELK; encoded by the coding sequence ATGGTAAAGACCGCGTTCTTGTTTCCGGGGCAGGGTTCCCAGTTTGTTGGCATGGGGAAAAATTTTTACGACTCCGATCCCGAATGCCGCCGCATGTTTGAGGAAGCCGATGAAATCCTGGGTGATTCCATCAGCGAGGTATGTTTTCAGGGTCCCGAAGAAAAACTGAAACTCACTGAAAATACACAGCCTGCGCTTTTGATCCACAGTATAATTGCCTTGAAACGGCTCCGCGATCATGGTATTAATTCCGTGCTGGCGGCTGGCCACAGCCTGGGTGAATTTTCTGCCTTGGTGTGTGCCGGCACCCTCCGTTTTGGAGATGCCGTGCATCTCGTCCGCCAACGTGGGCGCTTCATGCAGGAAGCGGTTCCTGTGGGGGTCGGCGCCATGGCGGCGATTATCGGGTTGTCCGCCGAACAGGTCCAGCAACTCTGCCTTTCTGCGTCCTCAGAGGATGCTATCGTTCAACCTGCAAACCTCAACAGTCCGGAGCAAATCGTCATTGCCGGTCATAAGGAACCGGTGGAGGCCGTCTCGGAGAAGGCGCGCGAACAGGGTGCGAAAAAAGTCGTGGCCCTGCCCGTCAGCGCCCCCTTTCACTGCAAGTTGATGGAACCCGCGGCAATGCGCTTGAAAGCGGAGATGGAAAAAGTTGAATTTAAGGATGCAAGCATTCCTGTGATAACCAACGTGGAAGCGGCTCCAAATAATTCGGGCGACAAGGCCCGGGAACTTCTGTTTAAGCAGGTCTGTTCCCCCGTCCGCTGGACCGAGACCATGCAGTGCGTGATCGATCAGGGAGTGGAAGCGGTGGTGGAACTGGGATCGGGCAAGGTCCTTTCCGGTCTCATGAAACGGTTCAGCAAGGACATCCGCTGTTACCAGGTTGGTGATGAGGAGTCGCTGGCCAAAACCGTGGCCGAATTGAAATAA
- a CDS encoding EVE domain-containing protein — protein MNYWLVKQEPSAYSWEQLVKDGGTFWDGVRNYQARNNLQAMKKGDLVLFYHSVVGKEIKGIAKVTKEAYPDPTSDDSNWVVVDLKPAKAFNKSVTLEEIKANSKLKDIALIKQSRLSVMPLKEVEFKTLLKMGDTPYSGR, from the coding sequence ATGAATTACTGGCTGGTCAAGCAGGAGCCTTCCGCTTACAGCTGGGAGCAGTTAGTCAAAGATGGCGGGACCTTCTGGGACGGAGTCCGCAATTACCAGGCCCGGAACAATTTGCAGGCCATGAAAAAGGGGGACCTGGTCCTTTTCTACCACAGTGTTGTGGGGAAGGAAATCAAGGGTATTGCCAAAGTAACAAAAGAGGCCTACCCGGACCCCACTTCGGACGATTCCAACTGGGTTGTGGTGGATCTCAAGCCGGCCAAAGCATTCAACAAATCCGTCACACTGGAGGAAATCAAAGCCAATTCAAAATTAAAGGACATCGCACTCATCAAACAATCCCGACTCTCGGTAATGCCTCTCAAAGAGGTGGAATTCAAAACCCTTCTTAAAATGGGAGACACCCCTTATTCCGGCAGGTGA
- the xerD gene encoding site-specific tyrosine recombinase XerD, with protein sequence MDSSLKQFVEYLTVEKRHSPHTVAAYRRDIASFLDAFSGVTLHCITSSQVREYFLTLQNSGLASRSIARALSSIKAFYRFLVRENLVATNPVDILESPRLWRKLPGILSLADVEALLEAPDPATPRGIRDRAMLELLYATGLRVSELVTLQTTNLHLEVGYLRSFGKGDKERVIPMGEAARRLVNLYIQEVRPKYLKNKSSNFLFLTRLGAGMTRQGFWKLIKQYARQAGVNVSVSPHTLRHAFATHLLERGADLRSVQQMLGHSDIATTQIYTHILQERMREILDRHHPRA encoded by the coding sequence ATGGATTCCAGCCTGAAACAGTTTGTCGAGTACCTGACTGTCGAGAAGCGGCATTCGCCGCATACGGTGGCGGCCTACCGGCGGGACATTGCTTCGTTTCTGGACGCCTTCTCCGGCGTGACTCTACATTGTATCACCTCTTCGCAGGTTCGAGAATACTTTTTAACGCTTCAAAACAGTGGGCTGGCCAGCCGGTCCATTGCCCGGGCCCTGTCTTCCATCAAGGCGTTTTACCGATTTCTCGTGAGGGAGAACCTGGTGGCAACCAACCCGGTGGATATTCTGGAGTCCCCCCGCCTGTGGCGCAAACTGCCGGGGATTCTGTCCTTGGCGGATGTTGAGGCTCTGCTGGAAGCCCCCGACCCTGCGACGCCGCGGGGCATCCGCGATCGAGCCATGCTGGAGTTGTTGTACGCGACGGGTCTTCGCGTCTCGGAACTGGTGACGCTCCAAACCACAAACCTGCACCTGGAAGTGGGCTACCTTCGGTCGTTCGGAAAGGGTGATAAGGAAAGGGTGATCCCGATGGGCGAAGCGGCGCGCCGGTTGGTTAATTTATATATTCAGGAAGTTCGTCCTAAATACTTGAAAAATAAAAGTTCGAATTTTTTATTTTTGACCCGGCTGGGTGCCGGGATGACGCGCCAGGGGTTCTGGAAACTGATCAAGCAGTACGCCAGGCAGGCTGGAGTGAACGTGTCGGTTTCTCCACATACCCTGCGTCATGCATTCGCCACGCATCTTTTGGAGCGGGGAGCCGATTTGCGCTCGGTTCAACAAATGCTGGGTCATTCGGATATTGCGACCACGCAAATTTATACCCATATTCTTCAGGAGAGGATGCGGGAAATACTGGACCGGCACCATCCACGGGCCTGA
- a CDS encoding biotin/lipoyl-containing protein, with the protein MAYITMAAMYPTMTSGKVDEFLVDIGDTIKKGMPVAEIVAEGYFTLISEYTGTIKEIYVGEGEYVEVDTPIIEIEEEEGE; encoded by the coding sequence ATGGCTTACATCACCATGGCCGCTATGTACCCAACGATGACTTCAGGTAAAGTTGATGAATTCCTGGTGGATATTGGCGATACCATCAAGAAGGGAATGCCTGTAGCGGAAATCGTCGCCGAGGGTTATTTTACCCTGATATCTGAATATACCGGAACCATTAAAGAAATTTATGTGGGTGAAGGGGAATACGTGGAAGTAGACACTCCAATCATTGAAATCGAGGAAGAAGAGGGCGAATGA
- a CDS encoding magnesium transporter MgtE N-terminal domain-containing protein encodes MPVDNLKEILQNPETPPEHLLEAVNQIDHFEIARLLHQLTDEEKVKIFQLLGDDIKKQEVLYETDTESRSILIDELGHENMAQFLEAMPKDEAVDILQEAGPEIQEKILEQMVPDEAQTLKNLLSYKEETAGGLMSPNFNQVLPHELAGDILMNFLRHNKQEYGTNFYVVNDSRELMGTFTLRDLLNAPPKAMATDIVWEHTPHVNLDDSCEMVANEMDHEHISTIPVVDEQNVLHGIISFDDVLRGLKNMASEDIYTMVGASAKVDAFAQTTRSKLAARAPWLLTTFVGGMVSAYILKVFEFTLNEFSMVLFLFRLCWGWRGMWGCRGQQ; translated from the coding sequence ATGCCTGTCGATAACTTAAAAGAAATCCTGCAAAATCCGGAAACACCGCCCGAACACCTGCTCGAAGCGGTCAATCAGATTGACCATTTCGAGATTGCGCGACTGTTGCACCAATTGACGGATGAAGAAAAAGTCAAAATTTTTCAACTACTTGGCGATGACATCAAAAAGCAGGAGGTGCTTTACGAAACAGATACGGAAAGCCGCAGTATCTTAATTGATGAATTGGGCCACGAAAACATGGCGCAGTTCCTGGAGGCCATGCCGAAAGACGAGGCAGTCGATATTCTCCAGGAGGCGGGACCCGAGATCCAGGAAAAAATCCTGGAGCAAATGGTACCCGACGAAGCCCAGACTCTCAAAAATCTGCTCAGCTATAAAGAAGAAACCGCCGGTGGCCTGATGAGCCCCAATTTCAACCAGGTCCTTCCCCACGAACTTGCGGGCGACATTCTGATGAATTTCCTGCGTCACAACAAACAGGAGTACGGCACTAACTTTTACGTAGTGAATGATTCCCGCGAATTGATGGGGACGTTCACCTTGCGGGACCTGCTGAACGCGCCTCCCAAAGCCATGGCCACCGACATTGTCTGGGAACATACGCCTCACGTGAACCTCGATGACTCCTGCGAAATGGTCGCCAACGAGATGGACCATGAGCACATCAGCACCATCCCCGTAGTGGATGAACAAAACGTCCTGCACGGTATCATTAGTTTTGACGACGTATTGCGCGGCCTTAAGAATATGGCAAGCGAAGACATCTACACCATGGTCGGCGCTTCAGCCAAAGTCGATGCCTTTGCGCAGACCACCCGATCCAAACTTGCGGCAAGGGCACCCTGGCTGCTGACCACTTTTGTCGGCGGTATGGTGAGCGCCTACATCCTGAAAGTATTCGAGTTCACGCTGAACGAATTTTCAATGGTCCTGTTTTTATTCCGTTTGTGCTGGGGCTGGCGGGGAATGTGGGGCTGCAGGGGGCAACAGTGA
- a CDS encoding YceD family protein produces MSLIIDIDDIPEDEPLDLSLTESADQFTVDPETGAFKEAVQVTGNLIRSNRDVYLAGQVRTVMAMTCSRCLESFRFDVETPIRATFIPAPDPDSLEVEQELVDSDIELEYYTDQKIDLTQPVYDQIMLSLPMVQLCRDDCRGICPKCGASLNRESCRCEGDEDIDPRLAVLKQLKEKLK; encoded by the coding sequence ATGAGTCTGATCATTGATATTGATGACATTCCGGAGGACGAGCCTCTGGATTTGAGCCTGACGGAATCAGCGGATCAATTCACCGTAGACCCGGAAACGGGTGCATTTAAGGAAGCGGTGCAGGTGACCGGCAACCTGATCCGTTCCAACCGCGACGTTTATCTGGCAGGTCAGGTAAGAACGGTCATGGCCATGACCTGCTCGCGTTGTCTGGAATCATTTCGGTTCGACGTCGAAACCCCGATCCGTGCCACGTTCATTCCGGCGCCGGATCCGGACAGTCTGGAAGTGGAGCAGGAACTGGTCGATTCGGATATCGAACTCGAATATTATACGGATCAGAAAATTGACTTGACTCAACCGGTTTACGATCAGATTATGTTGAGTCTTCCCATGGTCCAATTGTGCCGGGACGATTGCAGGGGGATCTGCCCGAAATGCGGTGCGTCCCTGAACCGGGAATCCTGCCGGTGCGAAGGGGATGAAGACATTGACCCCCGTCTGGCCGTATTGAAACAATTAAAAGAAAAGTTGAAATAA
- a CDS encoding magnesium transporter — protein sequence MIVRGLATGDIQDDNLKSVIRSEVKVGMCHGLIFGMVCGLIILTIAKTLLDSNPMLGLSVGLGIVLAVSMAAFIGSLTPWVFKKLDIDPAISTGPVVTTINDIAGLFIYLMTTSLVFSLI from the coding sequence GTGATCGTCCGGGGACTGGCTACGGGTGATATCCAGGACGACAACCTGAAAAGCGTCATTCGCAGTGAAGTGAAAGTCGGAATGTGCCACGGGCTGATCTTCGGAATGGTATGTGGCCTGATCATATTGACCATTGCCAAAACCTTGCTTGACTCCAATCCCATGCTCGGGCTTTCCGTGGGTCTGGGAATCGTGTTGGCGGTTTCCATGGCCGCCTTCATTGGATCGTTGACGCCATGGGTTTTTAAAAAGCTGGATATCGACCCCGCCATCAGCACCGGACCGGTAGTGACCACAATCAACGACATCGCCGGGCTGTTCATCTACCTCATGACCACTTCCCTCGTTTTTTCTCTGATCTAA
- a CDS encoding antibiotic biosynthesis monooxygenase family protein produces MVTVGMNYKVINGKEETFENAFNNVLKVMAEMDGHTKTALYKDVNDPQQYLIVSDWNSEEAYNAFLNSDKFAGVVNWGKENILAGRPSHTVYRQ; encoded by the coding sequence ATGGTAACGGTTGGCATGAATTACAAAGTGATCAACGGCAAGGAAGAAACTTTTGAAAATGCATTCAATAACGTCCTAAAGGTAATGGCTGAAATGGATGGACACACCAAGACGGCTTTATATAAGGATGTAAACGATCCCCAACAGTACCTGATCGTCTCCGACTGGAATTCTGAAGAGGCCTACAATGCATTTCTGAACAGTGACAAGTTTGCCGGGGTGGTGAACTGGGGGAAGGAAAATATTTTGGCAGGCCGCCCCTCGCACACGGTTTACCGCCAGTAG
- the rnc gene encoding ribonuclease III: MLSKERIDELAQLQINLGYTFKDILLLNKALTHKSYVNEKSEAIKNNERFEFMGDSVLDVVVSHYMVKTFQDFSEGLLSKIRAAVVNEACLAGLARDICLGDYLLLGRGEDLTGGRDKNSILANAFEAVAGAVYFDSNLETAYDVFLPRLKKEIAQYAKTSRFRDFKSELQHFSQNTLNCIPFYKVVKETGPDHEKQFEVVVRTNGEEQGRGAGRSKKEAEQAAARSALEHLNPEFKENGG; the protein is encoded by the coding sequence ATGCTGTCGAAGGAACGCATCGATGAGCTGGCACAACTCCAGATAAACCTGGGGTACACTTTTAAGGATATCCTGCTCTTAAACAAAGCCCTCACCCACAAATCCTACGTCAACGAAAAATCCGAAGCGATTAAGAACAACGAACGGTTTGAATTCATGGGGGACTCCGTTCTGGATGTCGTGGTCAGCCATTACATGGTGAAAACTTTCCAGGATTTTTCAGAAGGGCTGCTTTCCAAGATACGTGCCGCGGTGGTCAACGAAGCCTGCCTTGCAGGTCTGGCGCGCGATATCTGTCTGGGTGATTATCTGCTTCTCGGCCGGGGAGAAGACCTCACCGGGGGGCGGGACAAGAATTCTATTCTGGCAAACGCGTTTGAGGCCGTGGCGGGCGCCGTCTATTTCGACAGTAACCTGGAAACTGCTTATGACGTATTCCTTCCCAGGTTAAAAAAAGAAATCGCCCAATATGCCAAAACAAGCCGTTTCCGCGACTTCAAAAGCGAACTCCAGCATTTCTCACAGAATACCCTCAACTGCATTCCGTTTTATAAAGTGGTGAAAGAAACCGGACCGGACCACGAAAAGCAATTCGAGGTTGTTGTGCGGACCAATGGTGAGGAACAGGGACGGGGTGCCGGACGAAGTAAAAAAGAAGCAGAGCAGGCGGCTGCACGAAGTGCACTCGAACACCTGAACCCTGAATTCAAAGAAAACGGGGGATGA
- the fabF gene encoding beta-ketoacyl-ACP synthase II has product MTRRVVVTGLGMLSPLGIGVDANWDAVCRGKSGIDYITRFNAQDFPVRIAGEVEGFDPADYIEPKEIKKMDTFIHYAVACCRFALKDSGLEITEANADRVGTLIGVGLGGLPAIEKYHEVYQNKGVRKITPFFIPMLIPNMASGQISIIFGTKGPNTCVVTACASGTHAIGDAFKMIRDGVADAMIAGGSESVITPLAIGGFAAAKALSTRNDDPKGASRPFDKDRNGFVMGEGCGVLILEEMESAKKRGARIYAEVAGYALNSDAYHMTAPSKDGEGAAKCMELALEDAKMNPEEVDYINAHGTSTGADFTETTAIKSVFKDHAYKLQVSSTKSMTGHLLGAAGGVEAIYSVLAMHHGVIPPTINYTTPDPDCDLDYVPNTARETKVRAALSNSFGFGGTNGVVIFKQPTD; this is encoded by the coding sequence ATGACCCGTCGTGTTGTTGTTACAGGCCTTGGAATGCTGTCTCCGTTGGGGATTGGCGTTGATGCCAACTGGGATGCGGTCTGCCGGGGAAAATCCGGCATTGACTACATCACCCGGTTCAACGCCCAGGATTTCCCGGTGCGCATTGCCGGAGAGGTGGAGGGGTTCGATCCTGCGGATTACATCGAACCCAAAGAGATCAAAAAGATGGATACGTTTATCCATTATGCGGTCGCCTGCTGCCGTTTTGCGCTGAAAGACTCCGGCCTCGAAATCACCGAGGCCAACGCGGACCGTGTCGGCACGTTGATCGGTGTCGGTCTGGGCGGTCTTCCTGCCATTGAAAAATACCACGAGGTCTATCAGAACAAGGGAGTTCGAAAAATCACGCCGTTCTTTATTCCGATGCTCATTCCCAATATGGCATCGGGTCAGATTTCCATCATCTTTGGTACAAAGGGACCCAATACCTGTGTGGTGACGGCCTGCGCCAGCGGGACGCATGCCATTGGCGATGCGTTCAAGATGATTCGTGATGGAGTGGCGGATGCCATGATAGCCGGCGGTTCGGAATCGGTCATCACGCCCCTCGCCATCGGCGGATTCGCTGCGGCCAAGGCGCTGTCAACACGAAATGACGACCCCAAAGGAGCGAGCCGTCCGTTCGATAAAGACCGAAACGGGTTTGTCATGGGTGAAGGATGTGGTGTGTTGATTCTTGAAGAAATGGAATCCGCAAAGAAACGCGGTGCCCGCATTTATGCCGAAGTTGCTGGATACGCCCTCAACAGCGATGCGTATCATATGACCGCGCCTTCAAAAGATGGAGAAGGCGCCGCCAAATGCATGGAGTTGGCATTGGAGGATGCAAAGATGAATCCGGAAGAGGTGGATTACATCAATGCTCACGGTACCTCCACGGGAGCGGATTTCACTGAAACGACCGCGATCAAATCGGTATTCAAGGACCACGCGTATAAATTGCAGGTCAGTTCCACAAAATCCATGACCGGCCATCTGCTGGGAGCTGCGGGCGGGGTGGAAGCGATTTACAGCGTACTGGCCATGCACCATGGTGTCATTCCACCCACTATCAATTACACAACGCCGGATCCGGATTGCGATCTCGATTATGTTCCCAACACCGCTCGGGAAACCAAAGTCCGGGCGGCACTTTCAAACTCCTTCGGCTTCGGCGGAACCAACGGTGTGGTGATTTTCAAACAACCGACGGACTGA
- the plsX gene encoding phosphate acyltransferase PlsX, with translation MKIVVDAMGGDFAPQAVVEGAVLATREFGFPVILVGLSDAIQEELDKYEDAKNLPIEVHHADEVVEMHDSPSKALRTKKKSSMKIGLDLVKEGEGEAFISAGNTGAVLAYSTIILRPLKGVDRPAIAIQLPTLQGSAILLDAGANVDCKSNQLFQFGIMGHVYAKYILGLDEPGVGLLSIGEEDGKGNEVTKEAFRWLSKSHIRFIGNVEAKEVYRGNADVIVCDGFTGNVALKISESLAEMIGTNLKTLFTSGIVPKMGYLMLKGRLREFKKSVDYSEAGGAPLLGVNGVVIIAHGSSNAKAVKNAILRAHEFVEKKVNQHIREDIEYNLDSKGSFWQHIKEIVAGHDENGGVPNKTPTSPKAVLEESEEELEPETTDETPTEEPDKP, from the coding sequence ATGAAAATCGTCGTAGATGCCATGGGAGGGGATTTTGCCCCGCAAGCGGTGGTAGAGGGAGCCGTTCTGGCCACCCGCGAATTCGGGTTTCCCGTCATCCTCGTTGGCCTGTCTGACGCAATTCAGGAAGAACTGGACAAATACGAGGACGCTAAAAACCTGCCCATCGAAGTGCACCACGCCGACGAAGTGGTGGAAATGCACGACAGCCCCAGCAAGGCCTTGCGGACGAAAAAAAAGTCCTCCATGAAAATCGGTTTGGACCTGGTCAAGGAAGGAGAGGGCGAAGCCTTCATCAGTGCCGGCAACACCGGAGCGGTCCTCGCGTATTCCACCATCATCCTGCGTCCGCTCAAGGGGGTGGACCGTCCGGCCATTGCCATCCAACTGCCCACACTGCAGGGATCGGCAATTCTCCTCGACGCCGGGGCGAACGTGGATTGCAAATCCAACCAGCTTTTCCAGTTTGGCATTATGGGCCATGTTTACGCCAAGTACATTCTGGGCCTGGATGAGCCCGGGGTGGGACTGCTCAGTATCGGCGAGGAAGACGGCAAGGGCAACGAAGTGACCAAGGAAGCTTTTCGATGGCTTTCGAAATCCCACATCCGTTTCATCGGCAACGTCGAGGCAAAGGAAGTATATCGTGGAAATGCCGATGTCATCGTCTGCGACGGCTTCACCGGAAACGTGGCGCTCAAGATCAGTGAAAGCCTGGCGGAGATGATTGGAACCAACCTGAAAACCCTATTCACCAGCGGCATCGTGCCCAAGATGGGCTACCTGATGCTGAAAGGCCGTTTGCGCGAATTCAAAAAATCGGTGGACTACTCGGAAGCGGGCGGAGCTCCCCTGCTCGGGGTCAATGGCGTGGTCATCATCGCCCACGGCAGTTCCAATGCCAAGGCGGTAAAAAATGCGATCCTCCGCGCTCACGAATTCGTAGAAAAGAAAGTCAACCAACATATCCGCGAAGACATCGAATACAATCTGGACAGCAAAGGTTCATTCTGGCAGCACATCAAGGAAATTGTGGCGGGACACGATGAAAACGGGGGCGTTCCCAACAAGACACCCACGTCACCCAAAGCCGTGTTGGAAGAGTCCGAGGAAGAGCTTGAACCTGAAACCACGGATGAAACCCCTACGGAAGAGCCGGACAAGCCGTAA